The Podospora pseudopauciseta strain CBS 411.78 chromosome 2 map unlocalized CBS411.78m_2, whole genome shotgun sequence genome has a window encoding:
- a CDS encoding uncharacterized protein (COG:S; EggNog:ENOG503P2BG), protein MKNRSSQQPTTMRVAIAGAGGLARILAQYISQTHSVLILSTQPRPEVDEQCPGCQLVVVDYQDIENLRYAVLGADIIISTISGAEQLNLIDAARRARVRRFVPSEFEGDMSRRPTDDPLDRGGQSAIEMLEQLHMRYTIFSCGIFMERFAPGGLQTYHIGAGSGVQGPSDYLVDIQGCNAEIIPNNPSGRSVRVTLTSVYDVAQFVTAAIDLGISNWPREYRMRGETMTVTDLVHTCSDVRGVPFNLTARHYREVEAQVEELRQNGDWGYYYFYYQRLLQTALGRYHVHSPNLNDDVQVQPMSFRAWLERFWGAAA, encoded by the exons ATGAAGAACAGATCTAGCCAACAGCCCACAACTATGAGAGTGGCCATCGCCGGAGCTGGCGGCTTGGCCCGTATTCTCGCCCAGTACATTAGCCAAACCCACTCTGTTCTCATTCTTTCAACTCAG CCCCGGCCCGAGGTGGATGAACAATGCCCTGGTTGTCAGCTTGTCGTTGTGGACTATCAAGATATCGAGAATCTTCGGTACGCCGTTCTGGGAGCTGATATCATCATCTCGACCATCTCGGGCGCCGAGCAGCTCAATCTCATTGATGCTGCTCGTCGTGCTCGGGTTCGTCGTTTCGTCCCTTCTGAATTCGAGGGTGACATGTCACGCCGACCGACTGACGACCCCCTGGACCGCGGCGGACAATCCGCCATTGAGATGCTGGAACAGCTCCACATGCGATACACTATTTTCTCCTGTGGCATCTTCATGGAACGCTTTGCCCCGGGAGGCTTGCAGACCTATCACATCGGGGCAGGATCGGGAGTTCAGGGGCCAAGTGACTACCTTGTTGATATTCAAGGCTGCAACGCTGAGATTatccccaacaacccaagTGGCCGGTCAGTCCGTGTTACGCTCACATCGGTATACGACGTGGCCCAATTTGTCACGGCAGCCATCGATCTCGGCATCAGCAACTGGCCGAGAGAATACCGCATGAGGGGCGAAACGATGACTGTTACTGACTTGGTTCATACATGCTCCGATGTTCGTGGGG TTCCATTCAACCTTACTGCTCGCCATTACCGTGAGGTCGAGGCCCAAGTCGAAGAACTCCGGCAGAACGGGGATTGGGGTTACTACTACTTCTACTATCAGCGACTCCTGCAGACGGCCCTTGGAAGGTACCATGTCCATTCACCCAATCTTAACGACGATGTTCAGGTACAACCCATGTCATTTAGGGCTTGGTTAGAGAGGTTCTGGGGTGCGGCAGCCTAG